In Acanthochromis polyacanthus isolate Apoly-LR-REF ecotype Palm Island chromosome 15, KAUST_Apoly_ChrSc, whole genome shotgun sequence, a single genomic region encodes these proteins:
- the nvl gene encoding nuclear valosin-containing protein-like isoform X1, which yields MKNRSSGCVDNRLKQRVEQYLASSNSEYVDLSAMAQDFQRLYRMEYGRRNKTAFRIQVEKVYEAVMKESGLNDLEAKHLAKRAKHSHNDTGDGSSSSEASSDSDDDHPLDNVPTNHMNSSLTSLYRKGNPAPSSPGNTSNPLPSAETRVSTGGWFIDKCPEKKNILIDLCDEEPANAATSTDLSMLEPEKSHKKSKKRSKNLTETTESRIPNKKAKSKSPELLYPTLTFEDVGGNEDTLTEVCKLLIHMRHPEVYQQLGMVPPRGFLLHGPPGCGKTLLAQAVAGELQLPMLKVSAPELVSGVSGESEQKLRELFDLAVSSTPCILFIDEIDAITPKREVASKDMERRIVAQLLTCMDDLNSLTVTAQVLVIGATNRPDSLDPALRRAGRFDREICLGIPDEGARQRILKTLCRKLNLPEDFDYQKLARLTPGYVGADLMALCREAAMSAVNRILLESRGLPQSQNQSSAKDSLPSSVQTEAALTDGEVGEQSDINPVPQEESGQNHLQQGELWHLLHLLKNTMTLSEEELAGLSILMSDFQSSLTSVQPSAKREGFATVPDVTWEDVGALQDIREELTMAILAPVRCPEQFRALGLSAPSGVLLAGPPGCGKTLLAKAVANESGLNFISVKGPELLNMYVGESERAVRQVFQRGGNSAPCVIFFDEIDALCPRRSGHESGATVRVVNQLLTEMDGLETRRQVFIMAATNRPDIIDPALLRPGRLDKTLYVGLPPPADRHAILLTITKGGTKPRLEEDVSLEEIAFDERCNNFTGADLTALVREASVNALRAFLKSQHSSAASCGHTYQSDSVADIRVSKHNFEEAFGKVRPSVSQKDQKMYEQLRDSLSR from the exons TATCTGGCGTCAAGTAACAGTGAATATGTGGACCTTTCAGCCATGGCGCAGGACTTTCAAAGACTGTACAG AATGGAGTATggcagaagaaacaaaacagcttttaggattcaaGTAGAGAAAG TGTATGAAGCAGTCATGAAGGAGTCTGGCTTGAATGACCTGGAGGCCAAACATTTAGCTAAGAGAGCCAAACACAGCCACAATGACACTGG TGATGggagcagcagctcagaggcgTCCTCTGACAGTGATGATGACCACCCTCTGGACAACGTT CCCACCAACCACATGAACAGCTCTCTTACATCTCTGTACCGGAAGGGAAACCCTGCTCCTAGCAGTCCTGGCAACACAAGCAACCCACTTCCCAGTGCAGAAACCCGGGTTTCCACAGGAGGCTGGTTCATTGATAAATGCCCCGAGAAGAAAAACATCCTCATCGACCTGTGTGACGAGGAACCAGCTAATGCAGCAACAAGT ACAGATTTGTCGATGCTAGAGCCTGAGAAGTCGCacaaaaagtcaaagaaaaggAGTAAGAACCTAACTGAAACTACAGAGTCTCGCATCCCCAACAAGAAAG CAAAATCCAAGTCACCAGAGCTGCTGTATCCTACTCTGACGTTTGAAGATGTAGGAGGTAATGAAGACACATTAACG GAGGTCtgtaagctgctgatccacatGCGTCACCCAGAGGTGTACCAGCAGCTGGGAATGGTTCCTCCTCGAGGCTTTCTTCTCCATGGACCGCCTGGCTGTGGAAAGACCCTGCTGGCTCAGGCCGTGGCTGGA GAGCTACAGTTACCCATGTTGAAGGTGTCTGCTCCAGAGCTGGTGTCTGGAGTTTCCGGGGAGTCTGAACAGAAGCTCAGGGAACTGTTTGACCTGGCTGTG AGCTCTACCCCATGTATCCTGTTCATCGATGAGATAGACGCTATCACCCCTAAAAGAGAAGTGGCCTCTAAAGACATGGAAAGGAGGATTGTAGCCCAGCTGCTGACCTGCATGGATG ACCTGAACAGTCTGACAGTGACGGCTCAGGTCCTGGTCATCGGTGCCACCAACAGGCCAGACTCACTGGACCCTGCCCTCCGCAGAGCTGGACGCTTTGACAGAGAGATCTGCCTGGGTATCCCAGATGAAGGAGCTCGTCAGAG GATCTTGAAGACGTTGTGTCGAAAGCTAAATCTTCCGGAGGACTTCGACTACCAGAAGCTGGCCCGCCTCACCCCAGGCTACGTAGGTGCAGACCTCATGGCTCTGTGTCGCGAAGCTGCAATGAGTGCTGTAAACAGGATTCTACTGGAATCAAGGGGACTTCCACAGAGCCAAAACCAGAGCTCTGCTAAAGATTCTTTACCAAGCAGCGTTCAGACTGAGGCTGCTTTGACAGACGGAGAGGTCGGAGAACAATCAGACATCAACCCGGTTCCTCAGGAAGAGTCAGGACAGAATCACCTGCAG CAGGGGGAGCTGTGGCACCTTTTGCATCTGCTGAAGAACACAATGACACTGTCAGAGGAAGAGCTGGCTGGCCTGTCCATCCTCATGTCAGATTTCCAGAGCTCTCTGACCAGCGTCCAGCCCTCAGCTAAGAGGGAGGGATTTGCTACTGTGCCAGATGTCACCTGGGAGGATGTGGGAGCGCTGCAGGACATCAGAGAGGAGCTCACCATGGCCATACTG GCTCCAGTGCGTTGTCCAGAGCAGTTCAGAGCTCTGGGGCTTAGCGCTCCATCTGGAGTGCTGCTGGCTGGACCTCCAGGATGTGGAAAAACACTGCTGGCCAAG GCAGTGGCCAATGAGTCAGGCCTGAACTTCATCTCTGTCAAGGGTCCAGAGCTGCTCAACATG tATGTGGGGGAGAGCGAGCGAGCTGTCAGACAGGTCTTCCAGAGAGGAGGCAACTCAGCTCCTTGTGTTATCTTCTTTGATGAGATTGATGCTCTGTGTCCACGCCGCTCAGGCCATGAG TCAGGAGCCACTGTGAGGGTAGTCAATCAGCTGCTCACGGAGATGGACGGCTTAGAGACTAGACGGCAGGTCTTCATTATGGCTGCGACCAACAGACCAG ATATCATCGACCCCGCCCTACTGAGGCCAGGTCGTTTAGATAAAACCTTGTATGTCGGTTTGCCACCTCCAGCAGACCGCCATGCCATCCTTCTCACCATTACTAAG GGGGGGACCAAACCGCGGCTTGAGGAGGATGTCAGTCTTGAAGAGATCGCCTTTGATGAGCGCTGCAATAACTTCAC TGGAGCTGACCTGACTGCATTAGTGAGGGAAGCGTCTGTTAATGCTCTCAGGGCGTTCCTGAAGTCCCAGCATTCCTCGGCGGCTTCTTGTG GTCACACTTACCAATCTGACTCTGTGGCTGATATCAGAGTGAGCAAACACAACTTTGAGGAGGCCTTCGGGAAAGTACGTCCATCTGTGTCCCAGAAG GACCAGAAGATGTATGAGCAGCTCAGAGACTCCCTCAGCAGATGA
- the nvl gene encoding nuclear valosin-containing protein-like isoform X2, whose translation MKNRSSGCVDNRLKQRVEQYLASSNSEYVDLSAMAQDFQRLYRMEYGRRNKTAFRIQVEKVYEAVMKESGLNDLEAKHLAKRAKHSHNDTGDGSSSSEASSDSDDDHPLDNVPTNHMNSSLTSLYRKGNPAPSSPGNTSNPLPSAETRVSTGGWFIDKCPEKKNILIDLCDEEPANAATSTDLSMLEPEKSHKKSKKRSKNLTETTESRIPNKKAKSKSPELLYPTLTFEDVGGNEDTLTEVCKLLIHMRHPEVYQQLGMVPPRGFLLHGPPGCGKTLLAQAVAGELQLPMLKVSAPELVSGVSGESEQKLRELFDLAVSSTPCILFIDEIDAITPKREVASKDMERRIVAQLLTCMDDLNSLTVTAQVLVIGATNRPDSLDPALRRAGRFDREICLGIPDEGARQRILKTLCRKLNLPEDFDYQKLARLTPGYVGADLMALCREAAMSAVNRILLESRGLPQSQNQSSAKDSLPSSVQTEAALTDGEVGEQSDINPVPQEESGQNHLQGELWHLLHLLKNTMTLSEEELAGLSILMSDFQSSLTSVQPSAKREGFATVPDVTWEDVGALQDIREELTMAILAPVRCPEQFRALGLSAPSGVLLAGPPGCGKTLLAKAVANESGLNFISVKGPELLNMYVGESERAVRQVFQRGGNSAPCVIFFDEIDALCPRRSGHESGATVRVVNQLLTEMDGLETRRQVFIMAATNRPDIIDPALLRPGRLDKTLYVGLPPPADRHAILLTITKGGTKPRLEEDVSLEEIAFDERCNNFTGADLTALVREASVNALRAFLKSQHSSAASCGHTYQSDSVADIRVSKHNFEEAFGKVRPSVSQKDQKMYEQLRDSLSR comes from the exons TATCTGGCGTCAAGTAACAGTGAATATGTGGACCTTTCAGCCATGGCGCAGGACTTTCAAAGACTGTACAG AATGGAGTATggcagaagaaacaaaacagcttttaggattcaaGTAGAGAAAG TGTATGAAGCAGTCATGAAGGAGTCTGGCTTGAATGACCTGGAGGCCAAACATTTAGCTAAGAGAGCCAAACACAGCCACAATGACACTGG TGATGggagcagcagctcagaggcgTCCTCTGACAGTGATGATGACCACCCTCTGGACAACGTT CCCACCAACCACATGAACAGCTCTCTTACATCTCTGTACCGGAAGGGAAACCCTGCTCCTAGCAGTCCTGGCAACACAAGCAACCCACTTCCCAGTGCAGAAACCCGGGTTTCCACAGGAGGCTGGTTCATTGATAAATGCCCCGAGAAGAAAAACATCCTCATCGACCTGTGTGACGAGGAACCAGCTAATGCAGCAACAAGT ACAGATTTGTCGATGCTAGAGCCTGAGAAGTCGCacaaaaagtcaaagaaaaggAGTAAGAACCTAACTGAAACTACAGAGTCTCGCATCCCCAACAAGAAAG CAAAATCCAAGTCACCAGAGCTGCTGTATCCTACTCTGACGTTTGAAGATGTAGGAGGTAATGAAGACACATTAACG GAGGTCtgtaagctgctgatccacatGCGTCACCCAGAGGTGTACCAGCAGCTGGGAATGGTTCCTCCTCGAGGCTTTCTTCTCCATGGACCGCCTGGCTGTGGAAAGACCCTGCTGGCTCAGGCCGTGGCTGGA GAGCTACAGTTACCCATGTTGAAGGTGTCTGCTCCAGAGCTGGTGTCTGGAGTTTCCGGGGAGTCTGAACAGAAGCTCAGGGAACTGTTTGACCTGGCTGTG AGCTCTACCCCATGTATCCTGTTCATCGATGAGATAGACGCTATCACCCCTAAAAGAGAAGTGGCCTCTAAAGACATGGAAAGGAGGATTGTAGCCCAGCTGCTGACCTGCATGGATG ACCTGAACAGTCTGACAGTGACGGCTCAGGTCCTGGTCATCGGTGCCACCAACAGGCCAGACTCACTGGACCCTGCCCTCCGCAGAGCTGGACGCTTTGACAGAGAGATCTGCCTGGGTATCCCAGATGAAGGAGCTCGTCAGAG GATCTTGAAGACGTTGTGTCGAAAGCTAAATCTTCCGGAGGACTTCGACTACCAGAAGCTGGCCCGCCTCACCCCAGGCTACGTAGGTGCAGACCTCATGGCTCTGTGTCGCGAAGCTGCAATGAGTGCTGTAAACAGGATTCTACTGGAATCAAGGGGACTTCCACAGAGCCAAAACCAGAGCTCTGCTAAAGATTCTTTACCAAGCAGCGTTCAGACTGAGGCTGCTTTGACAGACGGAGAGGTCGGAGAACAATCAGACATCAACCCGGTTCCTCAGGAAGAGTCAGGACAGAATCACCTGCAG GGGGAGCTGTGGCACCTTTTGCATCTGCTGAAGAACACAATGACACTGTCAGAGGAAGAGCTGGCTGGCCTGTCCATCCTCATGTCAGATTTCCAGAGCTCTCTGACCAGCGTCCAGCCCTCAGCTAAGAGGGAGGGATTTGCTACTGTGCCAGATGTCACCTGGGAGGATGTGGGAGCGCTGCAGGACATCAGAGAGGAGCTCACCATGGCCATACTG GCTCCAGTGCGTTGTCCAGAGCAGTTCAGAGCTCTGGGGCTTAGCGCTCCATCTGGAGTGCTGCTGGCTGGACCTCCAGGATGTGGAAAAACACTGCTGGCCAAG GCAGTGGCCAATGAGTCAGGCCTGAACTTCATCTCTGTCAAGGGTCCAGAGCTGCTCAACATG tATGTGGGGGAGAGCGAGCGAGCTGTCAGACAGGTCTTCCAGAGAGGAGGCAACTCAGCTCCTTGTGTTATCTTCTTTGATGAGATTGATGCTCTGTGTCCACGCCGCTCAGGCCATGAG TCAGGAGCCACTGTGAGGGTAGTCAATCAGCTGCTCACGGAGATGGACGGCTTAGAGACTAGACGGCAGGTCTTCATTATGGCTGCGACCAACAGACCAG ATATCATCGACCCCGCCCTACTGAGGCCAGGTCGTTTAGATAAAACCTTGTATGTCGGTTTGCCACCTCCAGCAGACCGCCATGCCATCCTTCTCACCATTACTAAG GGGGGGACCAAACCGCGGCTTGAGGAGGATGTCAGTCTTGAAGAGATCGCCTTTGATGAGCGCTGCAATAACTTCAC TGGAGCTGACCTGACTGCATTAGTGAGGGAAGCGTCTGTTAATGCTCTCAGGGCGTTCCTGAAGTCCCAGCATTCCTCGGCGGCTTCTTGTG GTCACACTTACCAATCTGACTCTGTGGCTGATATCAGAGTGAGCAAACACAACTTTGAGGAGGCCTTCGGGAAAGTACGTCCATCTGTGTCCCAGAAG GACCAGAAGATGTATGAGCAGCTCAGAGACTCCCTCAGCAGATGA